In Bdellovibrio bacteriovorus, the following are encoded in one genomic region:
- a CDS encoding universal stress protein produces the protein MKVIWAIDAFEDLKELNQKMADYLTHLHKVEGATIEPLYLLRENEIILPTYEAPAWVTDHSKTAETLFKEVLSDYDLDFLSTPKVIPHAAQSHAGAAEVLSHYALQSGADLIVVGSHGRQGFQRFLLGSFAESLLLQSEVPVCVMGAHATKTRSTKCILFPTEFGEHSRENFRHVLDLAKKLKSEIVLLHAIARPIESLFDLETRPRVYNYEGRMLSLDQIIEEQIESQSRRAQQWVDGASRMGVMVTHVIDSSFKPVDELVLDAAQAHDCDLIMMEAQSGPMSAALLGSYTRNVVRKAECPVYVLPRHFYDHPRPRLDVDASRSSPNL, from the coding sequence ATGAAAGTAATCTGGGCCATTGACGCATTTGAAGATTTAAAAGAGCTCAACCAAAAAATGGCGGACTACCTAACCCACCTGCACAAGGTTGAAGGCGCCACCATAGAACCGCTTTATTTGCTGCGAGAAAACGAAATCATCCTTCCAACCTATGAAGCGCCCGCCTGGGTCACAGACCACTCTAAAACGGCAGAGACGCTGTTTAAAGAAGTCCTCTCCGATTACGACTTAGACTTCCTTTCCACCCCTAAGGTCATCCCGCACGCCGCACAGTCGCACGCGGGTGCAGCAGAAGTTTTATCCCATTATGCCTTACAAAGTGGTGCCGATCTTATCGTGGTCGGCAGCCATGGACGCCAAGGATTTCAAAGATTCCTTTTGGGCAGTTTTGCGGAAAGCCTTTTATTGCAATCCGAGGTTCCGGTGTGTGTGATGGGGGCGCATGCGACAAAAACGCGTTCTACAAAATGCATCCTCTTCCCGACCGAATTTGGTGAGCACTCGCGTGAAAACTTCCGTCACGTTTTAGACTTAGCTAAAAAGCTCAAATCCGAAATCGTTTTATTGCACGCCATCGCTCGCCCGATTGAAAGTCTTTTTGATTTGGAAACTCGCCCGCGTGTTTATAACTATGAAGGCCGTATGTTAAGTCTGGATCAAATTATCGAAGAGCAAATCGAATCCCAATCACGCCGCGCCCAACAATGGGTGGATGGAGCTTCGCGTATGGGGGTCATGGTGACCCACGTGATTGATAGCTCTTTTAAACCGGTGGATGAGCTTGTCTTAGACGCGGCCCAAGCCCATGACTGTGATTTGATTATGATGGAAGCCCAAAGCGGCCCCATGAGTGCCGCCTTGTTAGGAAGTTATACTCGAAATGTCGTGCGCAAAGCCGAGTGTCCTGTTTACGTTTTGCCTCGACACTTTTATGATCATCCACGTCCCAGATTGGATGTGGACGCATCACGATCATCCCCGAACTTGTGA